The segment GGATTTCCATTTATATCTTTAACAATCCCCGTTATCTCTGAGTTTAGACTCTTATGTTTATTTTGTTTAAGCTTTAAATCTAATCTAATTTCTTGTCCTGTTGTATCAAGGGTTTTTTGAATAGATTCCCCTAAAACATATTTATTTTGTATTACTTGTTTCATATCTGCAAACTATCCTCCTAAAACTTATTATAAAAATGCTAGTATAAAGAATTTAGTTTTATACTCTATATTAGTAAAATTAGGATTAAAAGTTTCCACAATTTATTATGATTTAAGTTTTATTATTTTACTATTCTCTTTATTACCCCTATCTCTATAAGTTGACTTTTGCTAAATCCTTTTTTAAAATATCTTACTTGCTTATACTTTATACCGTTCATTTCAAAGTCTAAAATATCAACTCTATCTCCCTTATAAATAACTGGCTCCTTTTGTCCATTTAAATATATTTTAACTTCCATTAACCAATCACATTCCTTTTCTCATTATTTAAAAATCCTTGTATATTAAGTATTATTTCATTTATTAATTTTTTTCTTGCCTCAAAACTTGCCCATGCAATATGAGGAGTTATTAGCAATCTTTCCTTATTTTTTATATGTAATAAAGGATTATCTTTTTTAATGGGCTCCTCTTTCATAACATCTAATGCCGCTCCTCTAATACAGTTTTCATCTAATGCTTTTGCTAGATCTTCTTCATTAACTATTTTCCCCCTACCTACATTTATTAATATAGAAGATTCTTTCATTAATTTTAATTCATTAAAAGCTATTAAATTCTTAGTCTCTGAGTTTAATGGACAATGAATAGATACTATATCACTAATCTTTAATAGTTCCTGTAAATCACATCTTTTATAAATTGAGTTATTGTTTTTTCCTGATGTTGAATAATATACAACATTACATCCAAAATTTTTTGCTAATTTAGCTACCCCTTTTCCTATTTCGCCAAGACCAATTATACCCCAAGTTTTATCACAAACTTCCCAAAATGGACGTTGAAAATGAGTAAAAGTATCACTCTCACAATACAAATACTTTTTCGTATAATCATCGTAATATTTTAAATTTTCCAATAAGTAAAACAAACAAGCAAATGTATGTTGTACAACACTATTTGTTGAATATCCAGCAACATTTGTAACAACTATATTATTCTCATTTGTATAATTTAAATCAACATTATTTGTTCCTGTAGCAGCTATGCATATCAATTTAAGATTTTTAGCATACTTCAAATTATCCTTATTTAATATCACTTTATTAGTTATTATTATATCTTTATCTTTTATTCTATCTATAACTTCTTCCTTTTTAGTAAAATCATATATACTTACTTCTCCAAATTCATTAAATCCTTGTAAACTTATATCATTTCCTAATGTTTTAGCATCTAATATAACTATTTTTAACATTATAACACCCCCACATCATATATAAATAACTTAAATTTATTTTACTATATTACATCAGAATATAATATAATAATATATACTAAAAAAGACCAGCTAATTTAAGCTGATCTTTTTTTCCTTCTTAGGCCAATTTTTCACTATATAATATATTGAGATTACAGAAGAAACTGCAAATAAAATTAATGCCATTTTACCTATGGAAACTATTTCTGTAATATCCCCTTGAGATGTATTTTCTTGTTTTCCTATACTGATAGAAATAAATATTAGGTTATTTATAAAATGTATAGTCATAGTTGTAATTATATTTCTAGTTTTCATATATAAAATACACATCATAATACCAAATAATACTGCTCCTATAATAGCGAGATCCATATGCAACATCCCAAAAATAATTGATGATATAATAATAGCCGGTCCTGCTCCCCATCTCATCTTTAACCTATTAAACATAATCCCTCTAAATATAAGCTCCTCCATAATAGGAGCCAATATAACTCCTAAAATAAATGCATATATATTATCATATACTGTGCCATTATTTTCAATTATTTTCTCATTCAACATTTTTTTCGTTAATTCAGGATTAATTTTATATATTATATAAGCTACTCCTAATGCAGCTGTTAATGCTAAAATTGCATGTAATATAAAAATTATTAAACTATCCTTAAATTGAGGTTTCTTTTTAAAATCTATTATGGCTTCTTTTAATTTAAAATTATTATGATTTAATCTATAAATAATGTATGTAATTAACAGTACCTCACTAATTATAACTAATAGATTTCCATTAATCGCTGATTTTGAATCAACATTTATAACTAAAGTACTTAGAAATACTAAAATATTTACTAAAATATAGACCCCTAATGTTTCTAATATAGTAATTTTCTCAAAATACTTATCCATATACCCCTCTCCCTTATTTTCCATTTAACACTATCTTAAATATAGTTTTATATTCATCATTATGTTGTAGTAAAATATTGCCCTTATGTTTTTCAACAATCTTTTTTGCAATAGATAGTCCAAGTCCTGTTCCTCCAGTTGTTATTCGTGATGTATCCGCCCTAGTAAATGCTTCAAATACTATATCTTTTAATTCATCAGGTATACCAATTCCATCATCTGCAATAATTATTTCTATAAAATGATTATTTTTATTTAACTGTATTTTAAGTTTTGTGTTATATGGATTATATTTTAGAGAATTAGAAATTATATTTGATATTGCTCGAGTCATTTCATTTTTATCTACCGAACACAAAATTTGTTCTTCTGGTATCTCTATTTCAAAATCAAATTTTTTATTTTCTATTTCAAAATAAAAACCTGTAATTATCTCTCTTAAAAATTCACATATATCAATTTCTTCTTTATATATGGAATAATTATTGTTACTTAGTTTTGCGAGTTCATGTACATTTTCAACTAAATCTACAAGCCTTTTTGACTTATGATAAATAGTTTTAATATATCTCCTCTTTTTTTCTTCGCCTTCAACAACACCATCATACAAAGCCTTTGAATATCCTTGTATTGAGGTTATTGGAGTCTTTAAATCATGAGATATATCAGTAAATAGTTGTTGCTTAAACTCCTCTGATTTTTCCCTTTCAATTGTTCCTTGCTGAATCTTTTCTGCCATAAAATTAAAGGCTTCTTTAATCTCCGAGAATTCATTTTCTCGTTTTAATGCTATTCTAGCAGAATAGTCTCCCTCCGTCATCTTATTTATCCCCTTTAATATCTCTCTTAGTGGCTCAACTATTCTTCTTGATGTCCAAAACGCATAAAATAGTATTACTAATAGAATAAATAATGATGTATGAAAAATCCCTCTAAATAATTTATTTCCTACTTTATGTATATACTCTTCTGTAGATCCCTTCTTATCTATGTCTATATTTATAACTCCTGGTGGTATTTTTACCATACAATAATGTTTCTTTTTATTTACATAAAAAATATTTATAGAATGTAAATATGTGCTATTTGATTTGCTCTCATCCGAATTTTCTTCTATTAAATTTAACATTTCATCTTCTGTATAAACTTTTTTATTATCTTTCTTTTCACCAATAACATAAATAACCTTCTTATTTTCATCCAATATTTCTACCCATCCACCTACAGATGTTATTTTTTCAGCATTTATTTCTTTAAAATTGCTTTTAACAATGGAAGATGCTTTATAAAACTGCTGTACATCTGATATATAGTCTTTAGAATTTATAAGTTTACCAATACCAATAAGTGTTGCCAGAATTCCTGATACAAAAACTATAATTATAAGAAATACAAAAAGTATATATTGCTTAAACATAGCCGTATATACTTTTTTATTTTGTCTTTTTAAACCAAACATCTATTATACACTCCATTAACCATGCTATATTGTATTAAAATTAAATTTATATCCAAGTCCTCGTATAGTTTTTATATACTCTGGATTTTTAGAATCGTTCTCTATTTTATCTCTAAGATTACTTATATGAACCATTATGGCATTATCATCACCATAAAATGGCTCATCCCAAACATATTCAAATATTTGTTTTTTTGTAAAAACTCTTCCGCAACTGTTCATTAAATAAAATATTATCTTATATTCTGTAGATGTTAGTGGAATCTCTACTCCGTCTTTATATAAAGTACATGTACTATTATTTAACTTTAAACTTCCATATTCTAAGCATTTTTCATTATTATTTTCAACAATATCTCCAATAGAATGATATTTATAATATCTTCTAAGTTGAGCTTTTACTCTAGCTACAACTTCCATTGCATTAAATGGCTTTGTTATATAATCATCAGCTCCAAGTTCAAGTCCCAATATTTTATCACTATACTCACTTTTTGCTGAAAGCATAATAACTGGTATTTCGTATTTTTCTCTTATCTTTTTTACAAGATGATACCCATCTATTTTAGGCATCATTATATCTATAATAGCTAAATCTACATTATTATCTTCTATAATTTCAAAAGCATCTAATCCATTTTTAGCACCATATATTATATTATTATCTTTCTCTAAATATAAAGATAATAATTCAATTATTTCTTCTTCATCATCAGCTATTAAAATTTTAGCCATTAAATTACCGCTCCTTTTTTAACTATACCCGCTTCATTTAAAAAATTTTTAAATTTTTCTATATCATCTACCGTTAATTTACTTAAATTTATATTCAGATCATTGTTCTTTCTATTCAATATTATATCGTTTGTCCCCTTTAATGTATAAGAACTTATTTCTTTAATATCTACAGTTTCATACTTTGCAACTTTTCCTGTACATACTTCCATTATCTTTTCATCAGCCTTAATATATGGACATTTTTTTATATTACATATTTCTAATATACCACTTATCATTTCTGAAAAATTTCCTATTAAAATAATTCCTCCAAGTATAATAAATATTTTTCCTTTGCCAGCTTGAATATGCTTAAATGATATTATTGATATTATAAATATATACAATATACTGCTTAATATCTTACGAATATTTTTATCCTTATAGGCTTTTGAAAAACTTAATACTATATTATTTTCCATACTAATCCTTCCCCCTTAATTGACTTCATAATAATTCTATAAAAAACTCTTTTACTCCTCCTTAAGGAATTCTTAAGATTACCTTAAGAAAAAAACTATGTAGTATAAAATTCTCTACCACATAGTTTTTATATAATATTTATTGTTTTACTATATGTATTTTG is part of the Clostridium botulinum genome and harbors:
- a CDS encoding D-2-hydroxyacid dehydrogenase, whose protein sequence is MLKIVILDAKTLGNDISLQGFNEFGEVSIYDFTKKEEVIDRIKDKDIIITNKVILNKDNLKYAKNLKLICIAATGTNNVDLNYTNENNIVVTNVAGYSTNSVVQHTFACLFYLLENLKYYDDYTKKYLYCESDTFTHFQRPFWEVCDKTWGIIGLGEIGKGVAKLAKNFGCNVVYYSTSGKNNNSIYKRCDLQELLKISDIVSIHCPLNSETKNLIAFNELKLMKESSILINVGRGKIVNEEDLAKALDENCIRGAALDVMKEEPIKKDNPLLHIKNKERLLITPHIAWASFEARKKLINEIILNIQGFLNNEKRNVIG
- a CDS encoding CPBP family intramembrane glutamic endopeptidase, which codes for MDKYFEKITILETLGVYILVNILVFLSTLVINVDSKSAINGNLLVIISEVLLITYIIYRLNHNNFKLKEAIIDFKKKPQFKDSLIIFILHAILALTAALGVAYIIYKINPELTKKMLNEKIIENNGTVYDNIYAFILGVILAPIMEELIFRGIMFNRLKMRWGAGPAIIISSIIFGMLHMDLAIIGAVLFGIMMCILYMKTRNIITTMTIHFINNLIFISISIGKQENTSQGDITEIVSIGKMALILFAVSSVISIYYIVKNWPKKEKKISLN
- a CDS encoding sensor histidine kinase, with product MFGLKRQNKKVYTAMFKQYILFVFLIIIVFVSGILATLIGIGKLINSKDYISDVQQFYKASSIVKSNFKEINAEKITSVGGWVEILDENKKVIYVIGEKKDNKKVYTEDEMLNLIEENSDESKSNSTYLHSINIFYVNKKKHYCMVKIPPGVINIDIDKKGSTEEYIHKVGNKLFRGIFHTSLFILLVILFYAFWTSRRIVEPLREILKGINKMTEGDYSARIALKRENEFSEIKEAFNFMAEKIQQGTIEREKSEEFKQQLFTDISHDLKTPITSIQGYSKALYDGVVEGEEKKRRYIKTIYHKSKRLVDLVENVHELAKLSNNNYSIYKEEIDICEFLREIITGFYFEIENKKFDFEIEIPEEQILCSVDKNEMTRAISNIISNSLKYNPYNTKLKIQLNKNNHFIEIIIADDGIGIPDELKDIVFEAFTRADTSRITTGGTGLGLSIAKKIVEKHKGNILLQHNDEYKTIFKIVLNGK
- a CDS encoding response regulator transcription factor, whose amino-acid sequence is MAKILIADDEEEIIELLSLYLEKDNNIIYGAKNGLDAFEIIEDNNVDLAIIDIMMPKIDGYHLVKKIREKYEIPVIMLSAKSEYSDKILGLELGADDYITKPFNAMEVVARVKAQLRRYYKYHSIGDIVENNNEKCLEYGSLKLNNSTCTLYKDGVEIPLTSTEYKIIFYLMNSCGRVFTKKQIFEYVWDEPFYGDDNAIMVHISNLRDKIENDSKNPEYIKTIRGLGYKFNFNTI